A region from the Rhinoderma darwinii isolate aRhiDar2 chromosome 2, aRhiDar2.hap1, whole genome shotgun sequence genome encodes:
- the MID1IP1 gene encoding mid1-interacting protein 1, which yields MMQISDSYNQKHNLFNAMNRFIGAVNNMDQTVMVPSLLRDVPLGMDEMKEEVTNSIGAANYFSRRDMHSYYILLKSIRNDIEWGILQGDDRKKDKLTHLDMNRLEDSDGEEDLEKLFHYHLTGLHTVLSKLTRRANVLTNRYKEEIGFGSWGH from the coding sequence ATGATGCAAATCTCGGATTCCTATAACCAGAAGCACAACTTGTTCAACGCCATGAACAGGTTCATCGGAGCCGTGAATAACATGGACCAGACTGTCATGGTGCCCAGTCTGCTGAGGGACGTACCTCTGGGCATGGACGAGATGAAGGAAGAGGTGACTAACAGCATCGGGGCTGCCAATTACTTCTCCCGGAGAGACATGCACAGCTACTACATCCTGCTGAAATCCATCAGGAATGACATTGAGTGGGGGATCCTGCAGGGAGATGACAGGAAAAAGGACAAACTCACCCATCTGGACATGAACAGACTGGAGGACTCTGATGGAGAGGAAGATCTGGAGAAACTCTTCCACTACCACCTGACCGGCCTGCACACAGTGCTCAGCAAACTGACCCGGAGAGCCAACGTCCTCACCAACAGATACAAGGAGGAGATCGGATTTGGCAGCTGGGGCCATTGA